One Ricinus communis isolate WT05 ecotype wild-type chromosome 7, ASM1957865v1, whole genome shotgun sequence genomic region harbors:
- the LOC8267964 gene encoding UPF0235 protein LHK_03181 — MAPAKKGKSKANNTANSKPSDTENNNFPSCIRLISPSSVAITIHAKPGSKSASITDFSDEALGVQIDAPAKDGEANAALLDFMSTVLGVKRRQVSIRSGSKSRDKVVIVEEVTLQSVFDALGKASKC, encoded by the exons ATGGCACCGGCGAAGAAGGGGAAATCGAAGGCCAACAACACAGCCAATTCAAAACCATCAGATACTGAAAACAATAATTTCCCATCGTGTATTCGGTTAATCTCTCCCTCCTCCGTTGCGATCACCATCCACGCCAAGCCGGGCTCTAAATCCGCTTCCATAACcg ATTTCAGCGATGAAGCGTTAGGAGTGCAAATAGACGCACCTGCCAAAGACGGAGAAGCTAACGCCGCCCTCCTTGATTTCATGAGCACT GTGTTAGGTGTGAAAAGAAGGCAGGTATCAATACGCTCTGGTTCTAAATCGAGAGACAAGGTGGTGATAGTGGAGGAGGTAACTCTACAGAGCGTTTTTGATGCTCTGGGAAAAGCGTCAAAGTGCTAA